Proteins from a single region of Candidatus Limnocylindrales bacterium:
- a CDS encoding HupE/UreJ family protein, with protein sequence MAERLASRRRTGALPTRAGERGWRCVVAALVVAVMSLPAGPRIASAHALDPVLFELDERADGKIDVTWKAPNAKVPGLDLVPILPPECKRESAAADVNEEDATISHWVLDCEGGIVGRTVGIAGLESTDALLRVSLRSGAVDRRVLGADHPTIVIAAQPTRMAVFRDYARLGIEHIATGIDHLLFVFGLLLLAGGTRLLLATITAFTLGHSVTLALAALQIVTVPQAPVEVLIALTIYILAVELARPARPGGTMLRRRPWAMAFTFGLLHGLGFAGALREAGLPPNDVPLALVSFNVGIEIGQLAFVAVVLAVLAALASAMRSLPAWTARIPVYAMGTASAYWIFTRAAAL encoded by the coding sequence ATGGCTGAGCGTCTGGCGTCTCGTCGCCGCACTGGCGCGCTCCCGACTCGCGCAGGCGAGCGTGGATGGCGATGCGTCGTTGCGGCACTCGTCGTCGCCGTGATGTCGCTCCCGGCCGGTCCGCGCATCGCGTCGGCGCACGCGCTCGATCCGGTGCTGTTCGAGCTCGACGAGCGCGCCGACGGCAAGATCGACGTCACGTGGAAGGCGCCGAACGCCAAAGTTCCGGGCCTCGACCTGGTCCCGATCCTGCCGCCCGAGTGCAAACGGGAAAGCGCCGCCGCCGACGTCAACGAAGAGGACGCGACGATCTCGCACTGGGTGCTCGACTGCGAAGGCGGCATCGTCGGACGAACCGTCGGGATCGCGGGGCTCGAGAGCACCGACGCGCTGCTGCGCGTGAGCCTTCGCTCGGGCGCGGTCGACCGCCGCGTGCTGGGCGCGGATCATCCGACCATCGTCATCGCGGCGCAGCCGACGCGCATGGCGGTATTCCGCGACTATGCGCGGCTCGGCATCGAGCATATCGCCACCGGCATCGATCACCTGCTGTTCGTGTTCGGCCTGCTGCTGCTGGCCGGCGGCACGCGGCTGCTGCTCGCGACGATCACGGCGTTCACGCTCGGGCACTCGGTCACGCTTGCGCTTGCGGCCCTGCAGATCGTCACCGTGCCGCAGGCGCCGGTGGAGGTCCTGATCGCGCTGACGATCTACATCCTTGCCGTCGAGCTCGCGCGCCCTGCGCGGCCCGGAGGCACGATGCTGCGGCGTCGTCCGTGGGCAATGGCGTTCACGTTCGGGCTCCTGCACGGTCTCGGCTTTGCCGGTGCGCTGCGCGAAGCGGGCCTGCCGCCGAACGACGTGCCGCTGGCGCTCGTCTCGTTCAACGTCGGAATCGAGATCGGGCAGCTCGCGTTCGTGGCCGTTGTGCTTGCCGTGCTCGCTGCGCTGGCATCGGCGATGCGGTCGTTGCCGGCGTGGACCGCGCGAATTCCCGTCTACGCGATGGGGACCGCGTCCGCGTACTGGATCTTCACGCGCGCTGCGGCGCTCTGA